Proteins co-encoded in one Thermochromatium tepidum ATCC 43061 genomic window:
- the trpC gene encoding indole-3-glycerol phosphate synthase TrpC — MTHTADILKTIVQRKIEEVGERRARRSETELKAALAEVGPVRGFAAALQRRVTAGEPAVIAEIKKASPSKGLLRPDFYPAAIALSYERGGAACLSVLTDVSFFQGSDAYLQEARAACALPVLRKDFIIDPYQVYEARLIGADAILLIAACLSDAQLDELNALAHALGLDVLIEVHDADELARALAVPGRLIGINNRDLRTFEVRLETTLGLLAAIPDDRLLVTESGILSCEDVMRLRCHGVQSFLVGEAFMRAPDPGVELKRLFF; from the coding sequence ATGACTCATACTGCGGATATCCTAAAGACGATCGTCCAGCGTAAGATCGAGGAGGTCGGCGAGCGCCGCGCGCGTCGGTCAGAGACTGAACTCAAGGCCGCGCTCGCCGAGGTCGGGCCAGTGCGCGGTTTTGCCGCCGCGCTTCAAAGGCGGGTTACAGCCGGTGAGCCGGCGGTGATCGCCGAGATCAAGAAGGCGAGTCCCAGCAAGGGCCTGCTGCGACCCGACTTTTATCCCGCCGCGATCGCGCTGAGCTATGAGCGCGGCGGCGCGGCCTGTCTCTCGGTTCTGACCGATGTCAGTTTCTTCCAGGGCAGTGATGCCTATCTCCAGGAGGCGCGCGCCGCCTGCGCCCTGCCGGTCCTGCGCAAGGATTTCATCATCGACCCCTATCAGGTGTATGAGGCGCGTCTGATCGGCGCTGATGCCATCCTGCTGATCGCGGCCTGTCTGTCCGATGCCCAGCTGGATGAGCTGAACGCGCTGGCGCATGCATTGGGGCTGGATGTGCTAATCGAGGTGCACGATGCCGATGAGCTCGCGCGGGCGCTCGCCGTGCCTGGACGGCTGATCGGGATCAACAACCGCGATCTGCGCACCTTCGAGGTGAGGTTGGAGACCACGCTTGGTCTGCTGGCGGCGATCCCGGACGATCGGTTGCTGGTCACCGAGAGCGGTATCCTGAGCTGCGAGGACGTCATGCGGCTGCGTTGTCACGGCGTCCAGTCCTTTTTGGTGGGCGAGGCCTTCATGCGTGCGCCCGATCCGGGTGTCGAGCTGAAGCGACTCTTTTTCTAA
- the crp gene encoding cAMP-activated global transcriptional regulator CRP, producing MSIQRMPKEDPRWLKPFLAHCHTKNYDKNIDFIRQGQPAESLYYLIEGSASALVLDEEDRRELMLAYINKGEFIGEMGLFIPQTTRSVIVRTRTKCKVAEISYQRLDRLLEDELAAVAKDFLYSLGAQLAMRLQTTSRKVSDLAFLDVTGRIASALLDLCQQPDAMTHPDGMQIRVTRQELGRLVGCSREMAGRVMKTLEEQGLVSVKGKTVVVYGTR from the coding sequence ATGAGCATTCAGCGAATGCCGAAGGAAGATCCCCGTTGGCTAAAGCCCTTTCTGGCGCACTGCCATACCAAGAACTATGACAAGAACATCGATTTCATCCGGCAAGGACAACCGGCAGAGAGCCTCTACTATCTCATCGAGGGTTCAGCTTCAGCCCTGGTGCTCGACGAGGAGGATCGCCGTGAGCTGATGCTGGCCTATATCAATAAGGGCGAGTTCATCGGCGAGATGGGGCTGTTTATCCCACAGACGACGCGCAGCGTCATCGTGCGCACCCGTACCAAGTGCAAGGTGGCCGAGATCAGCTATCAGCGTCTTGACCGCCTGCTCGAGGATGAGCTCGCCGCTGTGGCCAAGGACTTTCTCTACAGCCTCGGCGCACAGCTGGCCATGCGTCTGCAGACGACCAGCCGCAAGGTCAGCGATCTGGCCTTTCTCGACGTCACCGGGCGGATCGCCAGCGCCCTACTCGACCTCTGTCAGCAGCCCGATGCCATGACCCATCCGGATGGGATGCAGATCCGGGTGACCCGTCAGGAGCTCGGTCGACTCGTCGGCTGTTCGCGCGAGATGGCCGGACGGGTGATGAAGACCCTGGAGGAACAGGGCTTGGTCAGCGTCAAGGGCAAGACCGTCGTGGTCTATGGCACGCGCTGA
- a CDS encoding OsmC family protein gives MKARVKWIDGVAMLGESGSGHGVVMDGPPELGGRNIGVRPMEMLLLGLGGCTQFDVLLILGKGRQQVTDCVVELEAERATEDPKVFTRIHIHFILTGRRLDPKRVEQAIRLSAEKYCSASIMLGATASITHDFEIREAS, from the coding sequence ATGAAGGCACGGGTGAAATGGATCGATGGAGTCGCCATGCTGGGCGAGTCCGGCTCTGGGCATGGTGTGGTGATGGACGGCCCGCCCGAGTTGGGTGGACGCAATATCGGGGTGAGGCCGATGGAGATGCTGCTCCTCGGCCTCGGCGGCTGCACCCAGTTCGACGTGCTCTTGATCCTAGGCAAAGGGCGCCAGCAGGTCACGGATTGCGTGGTCGAGTTGGAGGCCGAGCGTGCCACCGAGGATCCCAAGGTCTTCACCCGCATCCATATCCACTTCATCCTTACCGGGCGCCGTCTTGACCCCAAGCGGGTCGAGCAGGCGATCCGACTGAGCGCGGAGAAATACTGCTCGGCCTCGATCATGCTCGGGGCCACGGCGAGCATCACCCATGACTTTGAGATCCGCGAGGCGTCCTAG
- the coq7 gene encoding 2-polyprenyl-3-methyl-6-methoxy-1,4-benzoquinone monooxygenase translates to MNTQHDRRYTQIDRLLIGVDQALRTVFGRPRVTERKNPAADLKESELREDQRRHVARLMRINHTGEVCAQALYQGQALTARRPETRHRLERSAREENDHLAWCEERLDELGERKSLLNPFWYAGSFALGALAGLAGDRWSLGFVVETERQVEDHLDEHLAQIPAQDTKSRAILEQMKADEIHHAQVAKSAGGADLPAPIRQAMKLTSRVMTRTAYWL, encoded by the coding sequence ATGAACACTCAGCACGACCGCCGTTATACCCAGATCGATCGGCTGCTCATCGGCGTCGATCAGGCGCTGCGCACCGTCTTTGGCAGACCGCGTGTCACCGAGCGCAAGAATCCGGCCGCCGACCTGAAGGAGTCCGAGCTGCGCGAGGATCAGCGCCGCCATGTCGCGCGTCTGATGCGTATCAACCACACCGGCGAGGTCTGCGCCCAGGCGCTCTATCAGGGGCAGGCGCTCACCGCCAGACGGCCCGAGACCCGGCACCGTCTGGAACGCTCGGCACGGGAAGAAAACGACCATCTGGCCTGGTGTGAGGAGCGGCTAGATGAATTGGGCGAGCGCAAGAGCCTGCTCAATCCGTTCTGGTATGCCGGATCCTTCGCGCTGGGCGCACTGGCGGGGCTGGCGGGCGACAGATGGAGCCTAGGCTTCGTCGTCGAGACCGAGCGTCAGGTCGAGGATCATCTCGATGAACACCTGGCCCAGATCCCGGCCCAGGATACAAAGAGCCGAGCCATCCTGGAGCAGATGAAGGCCGACGAGATCCATCACGCCCAGGTCGCCAAGTCGGCGGGCGGGGCCGATCTGCCCGCGCCTATCCGTCAGGCGATGAAACTGACCTCGCGCGTGATGACACGCACGGCCTACTGGCTGTGA
- a CDS encoding (Fe-S)-binding protein → MNTPLKLSSTWSTPRLSNQDLLRLADQCVKCGYCLPHCPTYLKTRHEAESPRGRIALIQGWLTGRLEMTPGLAGHLDSCLLCRACESVCPSLVAYGPLLDGARAASLATGPLWRRLWRSAWIGALCRARVLDTLARLARFYVGTGVTRLIGRLGLDRLRRFALYPRLLESLAITARPVIPQPSTDADLDLFIGCSGASVQGGAIAATRLLCERLGLRVRIASEAVCCGALQRHNGLPEAADRARERCAQIHGGRPLVGVASACVAELRGHPALSQTLEVCDYLASRRWPETLILAPRRGRVLVHEPCSQRRLLGGNAAVYRLLARIPGLEVAPLPDNDRCCGAAGSYLLQQPAMAAALLEDKLHLIRDLKPDIIVTINPGCALHLLVGIRESGLTTEVLHPVELMARQLTEPR, encoded by the coding sequence TTGAATACCCCCCTCAAGCTGTCGTCCACCTGGTCGACACCCCGTCTCTCGAATCAGGATCTGCTCCGACTCGCCGACCAGTGCGTCAAGTGCGGGTACTGTCTGCCCCATTGCCCGACCTATCTCAAGACGCGCCACGAGGCCGAGTCACCGCGCGGACGGATCGCCCTGATCCAGGGCTGGCTGACCGGTCGGCTCGAGATGACGCCTGGACTGGCCGGGCACCTCGACAGCTGTCTGCTCTGCCGTGCCTGTGAATCGGTCTGTCCGTCGCTCGTCGCCTACGGACCTCTGCTCGACGGCGCCCGTGCGGCCTCTCTAGCCACAGGGCCGCTCTGGCGACGTCTCTGGAGGTCGGCCTGGATCGGTGCGCTCTGCAGGGCGCGCGTCCTAGACACCCTCGCCCGGCTGGCCAGGTTTTATGTCGGGACTGGGGTGACGCGGCTCATCGGGAGGCTTGGCCTGGATCGCCTCCGCAGGTTCGCCCTCTATCCTCGTCTGCTCGAGTCCTTGGCCATCACGGCCCGCCCGGTCATACCCCAACCGAGCACGGACGCCGACCTGGATCTCTTCATCGGCTGCTCGGGCGCGAGCGTGCAAGGCGGGGCGATCGCGGCAACGCGCCTCCTCTGCGAGCGGCTTGGACTCCGGGTCCGGATCGCCTCCGAAGCGGTCTGCTGCGGCGCCCTGCAGCGTCACAACGGCCTTCCTGAAGCGGCCGATCGTGCCCGCGAACGGTGCGCCCAGATCCACGGCGGACGCCCACTGGTCGGTGTCGCCAGTGCCTGTGTCGCCGAGCTACGCGGGCATCCGGCCCTCAGCCAGACGCTGGAGGTCTGCGACTATCTCGCCAGCCGTCGCTGGCCCGAGACGCTCATCCTGGCGCCGAGGCGAGGGCGCGTGCTGGTGCACGAACCCTGCTCGCAGCGACGTCTGCTCGGGGGCAATGCCGCCGTCTATCGGCTGCTGGCGCGCATCCCCGGGCTAGAAGTCGCGCCGCTTCCAGACAACGACCGCTGTTGCGGCGCCGCCGGGAGCTATCTGCTCCAGCAGCCAGCAATGGCTGCTGCATTGCTCGAAGACAAGCTGCACCTCATCCGGGACTTGAAGCCGGATATCATCGTGACCATCAATCCGGGATGCGCGCTGCACCTGCTCGTCGGGATCCGCGAGTCTGGTCTCACCACCGAGGTCCTACATCCGGTCGAGTTGATGGCGCGCCAACTCACCGAGCCTCGCTGA
- a CDS encoding (2Fe-2S) ferredoxin domain-containing protein → MAHYSYHVFFCTNRREDGRQCCAQSNASNMRDYLKRRAREEGLSGPGGVRVNIAGCLGRCVEGPTIVVYPDAVWYTYADEWDLEEILSEHLKAGRVVERLRLPESGTAV, encoded by the coding sequence ATGGCACATTACAGTTATCACGTCTTTTTCTGCACCAACAGGCGCGAGGATGGCCGCCAGTGCTGTGCTCAGTCCAATGCCTCGAACATGCGCGATTATCTCAAGCGCCGAGCCAGGGAGGAGGGGCTGTCGGGGCCGGGTGGGGTGCGCGTCAACATCGCCGGCTGTCTAGGACGCTGCGTCGAAGGTCCTACCATCGTCGTCTATCCCGATGCCGTCTGGTACACCTACGCCGATGAGTGGGATCTGGAAGAGATCCTGAGCGAGCATCTCAAGGCTGGGCGCGTGGTCGAGCGTCTGCGGCTACCTGAGTCGGGAACAGCCGTCTGA
- a CDS encoding type II secretion system F family protein — MPKFFYKAVKLDGEPVEGEMEAADESAVIHHLQVQGLIPIEARTTKGLTFGLGRRQRRRLSQKEISLLTRELATLLEAGMTLDRSLQILIDLTSEEHLVRLLSDLQERVRGGATFSSALEAQDRQFPRLYINMVRAGEASGALEQVLDRLADYLERIAELRQTLTSALVYPSILVFVSVLSVILLLVFVVPQFTVLFEDMGAALPLPTQIVVAAGDLFRNYWWAMLCLMALVAVIIERWLQNPEARAGFDRWLLRLPLFGDLIWKMETARLCHTLSTLLKNGLPLLSALNLAKEVVSNQRLLSLIEEAGEELKHGRGLAGPLARLQALPDLALQMIRVGEESGSLEAMLAKVASLYDRETRVSVQRMLTLLEPILIVGLGVIVAGIILSILMAILGANDLVF, encoded by the coding sequence ATGCCCAAATTTTTCTACAAAGCGGTGAAGCTCGACGGCGAGCCGGTCGAGGGCGAGATGGAGGCCGCCGACGAATCGGCTGTCATCCACCATCTCCAGGTCCAGGGTCTGATTCCGATCGAGGCGCGCACGACCAAGGGCCTGACCTTCGGTCTTGGCCGTCGGCAGCGACGGCGTCTGAGCCAAAAGGAGATCAGCCTCCTGACACGCGAGCTGGCGACCCTGCTCGAAGCCGGCATGACCCTGGACCGCTCGCTGCAAATCCTCATCGATCTGACCTCCGAGGAGCATCTGGTGCGGCTGCTCTCGGATCTCCAAGAACGGGTACGCGGCGGCGCGACCTTCTCCAGCGCCTTGGAGGCCCAGGACCGTCAGTTTCCGCGTCTCTACATCAACATGGTACGTGCCGGCGAGGCGAGTGGCGCCTTGGAACAGGTACTCGACCGGCTGGCCGACTATCTGGAACGTATCGCCGAACTGCGCCAGACCCTGACCTCGGCCCTGGTCTATCCCTCGATCCTGGTGTTCGTCTCCGTGCTCTCGGTCATTCTGCTCCTGGTATTCGTGGTGCCTCAGTTCACGGTGTTGTTCGAGGACATGGGCGCGGCACTGCCCCTGCCGACCCAGATCGTGGTCGCCGCCGGGGATCTGTTCCGTAACTATTGGTGGGCCATGCTGTGTCTGATGGCGCTGGTGGCCGTCATCATCGAGCGTTGGCTCCAGAATCCCGAGGCCAGAGCAGGTTTTGACCGCTGGCTGCTGAGATTACCGCTGTTTGGCGATCTGATCTGGAAGATGGAGACCGCGCGGCTCTGTCACACACTCTCGACCCTGCTCAAAAACGGTCTGCCGCTGCTCAGTGCCCTGAACCTTGCCAAGGAAGTGGTCTCCAATCAAAGGCTCTTGAGCCTGATCGAGGAGGCAGGCGAAGAGCTCAAACACGGTCGTGGATTGGCCGGCCCCCTGGCCCGGCTCCAGGCCCTCCCCGACCTGGCGCTTCAGATGATCCGGGTCGGCGAGGAGTCCGGCAGTCTCGAGGCCATGCTGGCCAAGGTCGCCAGTCTCTATGATCGCGAGACGCGGGTGAGCGTGCAGCGGATGCTGACGTTGTTGGAGCCGATCCTGATCGTCGGCCTGGGCGTCATCGTGGCTGGGATCATTCTATCGATCCTGATGGCCATCCTCGGCGCCAATGATCTCGTTTTCTGA
- the gspG gene encoding type II secretion system major pseudopilin GspG has protein sequence MRFKTSRRHGGFTLVELLVVLAILGLLAGLVGPQVMKFLGSSKSKTAKLQIEDLSSALDLYRLELGRYPTESEGLKALVENPGNMPGWNGPYLKKKEVPKDPWGFEYQYRFPGEHGSFDIWSLGADNREGGEGENADIKSWE, from the coding sequence ATGCGCTTTAAGACGTCGCGCCGCCACGGCGGCTTTACCCTGGTCGAACTCCTGGTCGTGCTGGCCATCCTGGGTCTGCTCGCCGGACTCGTCGGGCCGCAGGTGATGAAATTCCTAGGCAGTTCCAAGTCCAAGACGGCCAAGCTCCAGATCGAGGATCTATCCTCGGCCCTGGATCTCTATCGACTCGAATTGGGTCGCTATCCGACCGAAAGCGAGGGACTCAAGGCACTGGTCGAGAATCCGGGCAACATGCCCGGCTGGAATGGCCCCTATCTGAAGAAAAAGGAAGTCCCCAAGGATCCCTGGGGCTTCGAGTATCAGTATCGGTTCCCGGGTGAGCACGGCAGTTTTGACATCTGGTCCCTCGGCGCCGATAACCGCGAGGGCGGCGAGGGCGAGAACGCCGATATCAAGAGTTGGGAATAA
- a CDS encoding GspH/FimT family pseudopilin, with protein MRRRARGFTLVELLVVMAIAAVAMTALPALFSAAFPGLEMKSAARRTAAMLKLARESAIRRGDETTVLVDLEQKRLTLAGYRALSLPERLALRLDAANNELIEAQRGTIRFFPDGSSTGGRLILSHDGHGYQVGVTWLTGRIELWSWSE; from the coding sequence GTGAGGCGTCGCGCGCGCGGTTTCACCCTGGTCGAGCTGCTGGTGGTCATGGCCATCGCTGCCGTCGCCATGACGGCGCTGCCTGCACTCTTTTCGGCCGCCTTTCCGGGGCTAGAGATGAAGTCTGCCGCCCGTCGCACGGCCGCCATGCTGAAGCTGGCACGTGAATCGGCCATTCGGCGCGGCGATGAGACGACCGTATTGGTCGATCTCGAACAAAAGCGACTGACGCTTGCCGGCTATCGCGCGCTCTCGCTGCCCGAGCGGCTCGCGCTTCGGCTCGATGCCGCGAACAACGAGCTGATCGAAGCGCAGCGCGGTACCATCCGCTTCTTCCCTGACGGCAGCTCGACCGGCGGGCGCCTCATACTCTCGCATGATGGGCATGGCTATCAGGTCGGCGTGACCTGGCTGACTGGGCGCATCGAGCTTTGGTCCTGGTCCGAGTGA
- a CDS encoding type IV pilus modification PilV family protein: MHPGRSQGGFSLLEVLVAFAILALSLGVLLGIFARATSATIASAQYSQAATLAESLLNRVGYEITLEEGSVSGDTENGFSWELTLVEMDLADEFPTSTPPVRAYRVNAIVLWFDAGRPRRLMLSTLKLAEPLANTAS; encoded by the coding sequence ATGCACCCTGGTCGATCCCAAGGCGGATTCTCACTCCTCGAGGTCCTGGTCGCCTTTGCGATTTTGGCCCTCTCGCTCGGGGTGCTGCTTGGCATCTTCGCGCGCGCCACCAGCGCCACCATCGCCTCAGCCCAGTATAGCCAGGCCGCGACCCTGGCCGAGTCCCTGCTCAACCGGGTCGGATACGAGATCACACTCGAAGAGGGGTCGGTCTCGGGCGACACCGAGAATGGCTTTTCCTGGGAGCTCACCCTGGTCGAGATGGACCTTGCGGATGAGTTTCCGACCTCCACACCCCCGGTCAGGGCCTATCGTGTCAATGCCATTGTCCTTTGGTTCGATGCTGGACGTCCGCGACGTCTGATGCTCTCGACCCTGAAGCTGGCCGAGCCCTTGGCGAATACAGCGTCATGA
- a CDS encoding prepilin-type N-terminal cleavage/methylation domain-containing protein encodes MNGRTAPGFTLIELVIALAIIGLISLVLFSGLRLGGRSWEAVETVGERLSGLRLADGFLRRLLGQTRPATAVYEGQIVQVFAGESERLEWVAPLSEHVGLSGLYILRLQLEGAGEARNLVLTRWLLHPEALEGNDAIPPWIPMTEQDEGAGALSALASDLDLAEGAFGRTLLLKDVSRFELAYYGLADGDSGPDWHDDWQGQTQLPNLIRIRLETTEQSWPDLVVALPDQP; translated from the coding sequence ATGAACGGGCGCACGGCACCCGGCTTCACCCTGATCGAGCTGGTGATCGCGCTGGCGATCATCGGTTTGATCTCACTGGTGCTGTTTTCGGGCCTGAGGCTGGGTGGACGCTCCTGGGAGGCCGTCGAGACGGTCGGCGAGCGTCTGTCCGGCCTGCGGCTTGCGGATGGATTCTTACGGCGCCTGCTCGGTCAGACTCGCCCGGCCACGGCGGTCTATGAGGGTCAGATCGTCCAGGTCTTTGCCGGCGAGTCCGAACGTCTCGAATGGGTCGCCCCCCTGTCTGAACATGTCGGGCTCTCCGGGCTCTATATCCTGCGTCTACAGCTTGAAGGTGCGGGCGAGGCACGAAACCTGGTCCTGACCCGCTGGTTGCTGCACCCTGAGGCGTTGGAAGGCAATGACGCGATCCCGCCCTGGATACCCATGACCGAACAGGATGAGGGCGCGGGTGCACTGAGTGCGCTCGCGTCCGATCTGGATCTGGCCGAGGGTGCCTTCGGTCGCACCCTGTTACTGAAGGACGTGAGCCGCTTCGAGCTGGCCTATTATGGTCTAGCCGATGGCGACAGCGGACCAGACTGGCATGACGACTGGCAGGGACAGACACAGCTGCCAAACCTGATACGGATCCGCCTGGAGACGACCGAACAATCCTGGCCCGACCTTGTCGTGGCCCTACCCGATCAGCCTTGA
- a CDS encoding general secretion pathway protein GspK, whose product MARIQPQRGIALVLVMWGLMLLTVMAISLTVSRRTEIALTENQVESARFRALAEAAIAYTALHFMIPEVQVDDTEGTVWLPDGQPHLWSFAGAELSLRVFNESSRYDLNQIQPETLRNLLEVLGLEPQAADAVAAAIIDWRDQDGLALLNGAEDADYQRAGRPLGAKDAPYETVEELRQVLGMTPEIYRRLAPEVSVDGGSTQPNERFASAAVLATRRGISLEEARAAIAERDRGEVPGTTTTTVIDRGGPLYRLQINEPQASGAGRTMEAIFRLVPGQQPPYQVLWRRWGLAAELTRDDSESER is encoded by the coding sequence ATGGCACGAATCCAACCCCAGCGTGGCATCGCGCTCGTACTCGTGATGTGGGGGCTGATGCTCCTGACGGTCATGGCCATAAGCCTGACCGTCTCGCGCCGTACTGAGATCGCCCTGACCGAAAACCAGGTCGAGTCGGCGCGTTTCCGGGCCCTCGCCGAGGCGGCCATCGCCTATACGGCGCTGCATTTTATGATCCCAGAGGTCCAGGTTGACGACACAGAGGGAACGGTCTGGTTGCCCGACGGCCAGCCGCACCTCTGGTCCTTCGCCGGCGCCGAGCTGAGTCTGCGCGTCTTCAACGAGTCCTCGCGCTATGATCTCAACCAGATCCAGCCCGAGACCCTGCGTAACCTGTTGGAGGTGCTCGGACTGGAACCCCAGGCCGCCGATGCCGTGGCAGCCGCGATCATCGACTGGCGCGACCAGGACGGTCTTGCGCTCCTCAATGGCGCCGAGGATGCCGACTACCAACGGGCCGGGCGCCCCCTGGGGGCCAAGGATGCCCCCTATGAGACAGTCGAGGAACTGCGCCAAGTGCTGGGGATGACGCCCGAGATCTATCGTCGGCTGGCGCCCGAGGTCTCAGTGGACGGCGGCTCGACCCAACCGAACGAGCGTTTCGCCTCGGCGGCGGTGCTGGCCACACGCAGGGGCATCAGCCTAGAGGAGGCGCGCGCAGCGATCGCCGAACGCGATCGGGGCGAGGTGCCCGGGACGACCACGACAACCGTGATCGATCGCGGCGGTCCACTCTACCGTCTCCAGATCAACGAGCCACAAGCGAGCGGCGCGGGTCGAACCATGGAGGCGATCTTTCGGCTTGTGCCGGGCCAGCAGCCGCCTTATCAGGTGCTGTGGCGTCGATGGGGGCTGGCGGCCGAACTCACACGAGACGACAGCGAATCGGAGCGATGA
- a CDS encoding FHA domain-containing protein: MTHHDENTATDRSAGPALIAGGVTTLVNESGRIDLSPLVRLAKSCPETDFVRWIHHPVLAGLALQAGSLEERRNRVGNVNQTLVFAFDSAGPHESTTPEALRRAIYPLVKRPGALGVPSVLSVGRLSGNDLVIPDVSISKRHALIEIGSSGWSIRDCGSTNGTLVNSTPIGTKPFPLKDCDIIAFARYEFFFLMPESLYERLVATTSSLPG; the protein is encoded by the coding sequence ATGACACATCACGATGAGAACACAGCCACTGATCGTTCCGCCGGACCGGCCTTGATCGCGGGGGGGGTTACAACCTTAGTCAATGAGTCGGGTCGTATCGATCTAAGTCCGCTGGTACGTTTGGCCAAGTCCTGTCCCGAGACAGATTTCGTGCGCTGGATACATCACCCAGTCCTTGCTGGTCTAGCCCTCCAGGCCGGCTCGTTGGAGGAGCGTCGGAATCGGGTCGGCAACGTCAATCAGACCCTGGTCTTCGCGTTCGACAGCGCAGGGCCCCATGAATCGACGACCCCAGAGGCGCTGAGACGTGCCATCTACCCGTTGGTCAAGCGTCCGGGGGCCTTGGGTGTCCCGAGTGTGCTCAGCGTCGGTCGTCTCAGTGGCAATGATCTGGTCATCCCGGATGTCTCGATCTCCAAGCGTCATGCTCTCATCGAGATTGGCTCGAGCGGCTGGTCGATCCGCGATTGCGGCTCGACCAACGGCACCCTGGTCAACAGCACGCCCATCGGAACCAAACCCTTTCCGCTCAAGGATTGTGACATCATCGCCTTTGCGCGCTATGAGTTTTTCTTTCTGATGCCGGAGTCGCTCTACGAGCGCCTGGTCGCTACAACCAGTTCCCTACCAGGATGA